One Actinosynnema pretiosum DNA segment encodes these proteins:
- the gnd gene encoding phosphogluconate dehydrogenase (NAD(+)-dependent, decarboxylating) yields the protein MRERTTVQLGIVGLGKMGFNMRERVRRAGHEVVGYDRNPDVSDTTSLADLAAKLTGPRVVWVMVPAGEITRNTVAELSEVLSEGDLVIDGGNSRFTDDALNAAKLAEKGIGYLDCGVSGGVWGLENGYGLMVGGDAADVERAMPIFDALRPEGPREEGFAHAGKLGAGHFAKMVHNGIEYGLMQAYAEGFELLEASELVENVPATIKAWQRGTVVRSWLLDLLVNALESDPELDDLRGYVEDSGEGRWTVEEAINHAVPAPVISAALFARFASRQSDSPAMRAVAALRNQFGGHAVQTAGPTSGSGSTQG from the coding sequence ATCAGGGAGAGAACGACCGTGCAGCTCGGAATCGTCGGCCTCGGCAAAATGGGCTTCAACATGCGCGAGCGGGTCCGCCGCGCTGGTCACGAGGTCGTCGGCTACGACCGCAACCCGGACGTCAGCGACACCACGTCGCTCGCCGACCTCGCGGCCAAGCTGACCGGCCCCAGGGTGGTCTGGGTGATGGTCCCCGCCGGGGAGATCACCAGGAACACCGTCGCTGAGCTCAGCGAGGTGCTCAGCGAGGGCGACCTCGTCATCGACGGCGGCAACTCGCGGTTCACCGACGACGCCCTCAACGCCGCCAAGCTGGCCGAGAAGGGCATCGGCTACCTCGACTGCGGCGTGTCCGGCGGCGTCTGGGGCCTGGAGAACGGCTACGGCCTGATGGTCGGCGGCGACGCCGCCGACGTCGAGCGAGCCATGCCGATCTTCGACGCGCTGCGCCCCGAGGGGCCGCGCGAGGAGGGCTTCGCGCACGCGGGCAAGCTCGGCGCGGGCCACTTCGCCAAGATGGTGCACAACGGCATCGAGTACGGCCTGATGCAGGCGTACGCCGAGGGCTTCGAGCTCCTGGAGGCCTCCGAGCTGGTCGAGAACGTGCCCGCCACCATCAAGGCGTGGCAGCGCGGCACCGTCGTCCGCTCCTGGCTGCTCGACCTGCTGGTCAACGCCCTGGAGTCGGACCCGGAGCTGGACGACCTGCGCGGCTACGTCGAGGACTCCGGCGAGGGCCGGTGGACCGTCGAGGAGGCGATCAACCACGCGGTCCCCGCGCCGGTGATCTCCGCCGCGCTGTTCGCCCGCTTCGCGTCGCGCCAGTCCGACTCGCCCGCCATGCGCGCGGTCGCGGCGCTGCGGAACCAGTTCGGCGGGCACGCCGTGCAGACCGCGGGCCCGACCTCCGGTTCCGGCAGCACGCAGGGCTGA
- the recF gene encoding DNA replication/repair protein RecF (All proteins in this family for which functions are known are DNA-binding proteins that assist the filamentation of RecA onto DNA for the initiation of recombination or recombinational repair.) has product MYVRHLQVTDFRSWEHADLAFEPGVSVLVGRNGHGKTNLVEALGYVATLGSHRVASDAPLIRSGAQRAVVRTAVVNEGRELLVELEITPGRANRARVNRGPVPRPRDVLGILRTVLFAPEDLSLVRGDPGERRRFLDELLTLRAPRYAGVRSDYERVLRQRGALLKTVRSVRSAELGTLDVWDGHLARHGAELLAARLDLVAAIAPHAAAAYAEVAPESRPALLSYRSSLGEAFPGAHDREVLEDALLAELHRLRPQEIDRGVCLVGPHRDDLELSLGELPAKGYASHGESWSFALALRLGAYELLREEGAEPVLVLDDVFAELDRGRRRQLAKVAAAAEQVFITAAVAEDVPEELDAVRFHVGHGEVRRD; this is encoded by the coding sequence TTGTACGTCCGGCACCTCCAGGTGACCGACTTCCGGTCGTGGGAGCACGCGGACCTGGCCTTCGAGCCGGGGGTCAGCGTGCTGGTCGGTCGCAACGGCCACGGCAAGACGAACCTGGTCGAAGCGCTCGGCTACGTCGCCACGCTCGGATCGCACCGGGTGGCGTCGGACGCGCCGCTGATCCGGAGCGGCGCCCAGCGCGCCGTCGTCCGGACGGCGGTGGTCAACGAGGGGCGCGAGCTCCTCGTCGAGCTGGAGATCACTCCGGGCAGGGCGAACCGGGCGCGGGTCAACCGCGGCCCGGTTCCCCGGCCCCGCGACGTGCTCGGCATCCTGCGCACGGTGCTGTTCGCGCCGGAGGACCTGTCGCTGGTCCGGGGCGACCCCGGCGAGCGCAGGCGGTTCCTGGACGAGCTGCTGACCCTGAGGGCGCCCCGGTACGCCGGGGTGCGCTCGGACTACGAGCGGGTGCTGCGGCAGCGCGGGGCGCTGCTGAAGACGGTGCGCTCGGTGCGGTCGGCGGAGCTGGGCACGCTCGACGTGTGGGACGGGCACCTGGCCAGGCACGGGGCCGAGCTGCTCGCGGCCAGGCTCGACCTGGTCGCCGCGATCGCCCCGCACGCCGCCGCCGCGTACGCCGAGGTGGCCCCCGAGTCGCGGCCCGCGCTGCTGTCCTACCGGTCGAGCCTGGGGGAGGCGTTCCCCGGCGCGCATGACCGGGAGGTGCTGGAGGACGCGCTGCTCGCCGAGCTGCACCGGCTGCGCCCGCAGGAGATCGACCGGGGGGTGTGCCTGGTCGGCCCGCACCGGGACGACCTGGAGCTGTCGCTGGGGGAGCTGCCCGCGAAGGGCTACGCCAGCCACGGCGAGTCGTGGTCGTTCGCGCTCGCGCTGCGGCTGGGCGCGTACGAGCTGCTGCGCGAGGAGGGCGCCGAGCCGGTGCTGGTGCTCGACGACGTGTTCGCCGAGCTGGACCGGGGCAGGCGGCGGCAGCTGGCGAAGGTGGCGGCGGCGGCCGAGCAGGTGTTCATCACCGCCGCGGTCGCCGAGGACGTGCCCGAGGAGCTGGACGCCGTGCGGTTCCACGTCGGCCACGGGGAGGTGCGGCGTGACTGA
- the dnaN gene encoding DNA polymerase III subunit beta: protein MKIRVERDGLADAVAWVARSLPSRPPVPVLGGVLLDAGAEDGSGDALTVSGFDYEVSAQCGVPATVSDGGKALVSGKLLADITKALPNHPVEINVDGARMTISCGSAKFSLPTMPVEDYPALPSMPQLAGELPGEVFGEAVAQVAVAAGKDDTLPMLTGVRLEIADGKLVLVATDRFRLAMREFEWTPDETLGDVAVLVPAKTLNDSAKTLGASGAKVELSLAANDGLLGLSGNGRRTTTRLLDADFPKYRQLLPSEHSAAAIISVDTLVQAIKRVSLVAERGTQVRLEFGDAGLKLSAGGDDEGSAEEELPVDYQGDPVTIAFNPTYLLEGLQAVRTPRAHLSFTTPSRPALLKPVNEDGEVAEGYVYLLMPVRLPG from the coding sequence ATGAAGATCCGCGTCGAGCGCGACGGTCTGGCCGACGCCGTCGCCTGGGTCGCCCGCAGCCTGCCGTCCAGGCCGCCCGTCCCGGTCCTCGGCGGCGTCCTGCTCGACGCGGGTGCGGAGGACGGCTCCGGCGACGCGCTGACCGTCTCCGGCTTCGACTACGAGGTCTCCGCCCAGTGCGGCGTCCCGGCCACCGTCTCCGACGGCGGCAAGGCCCTCGTCTCCGGCAAGCTCCTGGCCGACATCACCAAGGCGCTGCCGAACCACCCCGTCGAGATCAACGTCGACGGCGCCCGGATGACCATCAGCTGCGGCAGCGCCAAGTTCAGCCTGCCGACCATGCCGGTCGAGGACTACCCGGCGCTGCCGTCCATGCCGCAGCTCGCGGGCGAGCTCCCCGGCGAGGTCTTCGGCGAGGCCGTCGCCCAGGTCGCCGTCGCGGCGGGCAAGGACGACACGCTCCCGATGCTCACCGGTGTCCGGCTGGAGATCGCGGACGGCAAGCTCGTGCTCGTCGCCACCGACCGGTTCCGGCTGGCCATGCGCGAGTTCGAGTGGACCCCCGACGAGACGCTCGGCGACGTCGCCGTCCTCGTCCCGGCCAAGACGCTCAACGACTCCGCGAAGACGCTCGGCGCGTCCGGCGCGAAGGTCGAGCTGTCCCTCGCAGCCAACGACGGCCTCCTCGGCCTGTCCGGCAACGGCCGCCGCACCACCACCAGGCTGCTCGACGCGGACTTCCCCAAGTACCGCCAGCTGCTGCCCAGCGAGCACTCCGCCGCCGCGATCATCAGCGTCGACACCCTGGTCCAGGCGATCAAGCGGGTGTCCCTGGTCGCCGAGCGCGGCACGCAGGTCAGGCTGGAGTTCGGCGACGCGGGCCTCAAGCTCTCCGCCGGTGGCGACGACGAGGGGAGCGCCGAGGAGGAGCTGCCCGTCGACTACCAGGGCGACCCGGTGACCATCGCGTTCAACCCCACGTACCTCCTGGAGGGCCTCCAGGCCGTGCGGACGCCGAGGGCGCACTTGTCCTTCACCACACCCAGCAGGCCGGCACTGCTCAAGCCCGTGAACGAGGATGGGGAGGTGGCGGAGGGCTACGTGTACCTGCTCATGCCCGTCCGCCTGCCCGGCTGA
- a CDS encoding peptidylprolyl isomerase: MADSNESLVGRKVTATLHTTQGVIKINLFPDHAPKTVANFVGLAEGTKAYTEANAKGEASGPFYDGAIFHRVIAGFMLQGGDPTGTGRGGPGYKFADEFHPELKFDRPYLLAMANAGPNTNGSQFFITVAPTSWLNFKHTIFGEVADQESRNVVDTIENGPTGAADRPVNDVVIEKVTIEKA, encoded by the coding sequence GTGGCAGACAGCAACGAATCGCTCGTCGGGCGCAAGGTGACGGCGACCCTGCACACCACGCAGGGCGTCATCAAGATCAACCTTTTCCCCGACCACGCCCCCAAGACGGTGGCGAACTTCGTGGGCCTCGCCGAGGGCACGAAGGCGTACACCGAAGCCAACGCGAAGGGCGAGGCCAGCGGGCCCTTCTACGACGGTGCGATCTTCCACCGGGTCATCGCAGGTTTCATGCTGCAGGGCGGTGACCCCACGGGCACCGGTCGCGGCGGCCCCGGCTACAAGTTCGCCGACGAGTTCCACCCGGAGCTCAAGTTCGACCGCCCCTACCTGCTCGCGATGGCGAACGCCGGGCCCAACACCAACGGCTCCCAGTTCTTCATCACGGTCGCGCCGACCTCGTGGCTGAACTTCAAGCACACGATCTTCGGCGAGGTCGCTGACCAGGAGTCCCGCAACGTCGTCGACACCATCGAGAACGGTCCGACCGGTGCGGCCGACCGCCCGGTCAACGACGTCGTCATCGAGAAGGTCACGATCGAGAAGGCCTAG
- a CDS encoding DoxX family protein yields the protein MSLLDRGREQFLSIFRIVIAFFMICHGAQKVFGVLGGKGGFSPMNWPSGPAGLIEVIGGALVLIGLWTRVASIIVSGAMAYAYFVVHQPMGLLPIENKGELAAVYSWAFLLLAFTGPGVWAVDTILASRKKNAENRELANTAA from the coding sequence ATGAGCTTGTTGGACCGTGGTCGGGAGCAGTTCCTCTCGATCTTCCGGATCGTGATCGCCTTCTTCATGATCTGCCACGGAGCCCAGAAGGTCTTCGGCGTGCTGGGCGGCAAGGGCGGCTTCTCGCCCATGAACTGGCCCTCGGGCCCCGCGGGCCTCATCGAGGTCATCGGCGGTGCGCTCGTCCTGATCGGTCTCTGGACCCGCGTGGCGTCGATCATCGTCTCCGGCGCCATGGCCTACGCCTACTTCGTCGTCCACCAGCCGATGGGCCTGCTGCCCATCGAGAACAAGGGCGAACTGGCGGCGGTCTACTCGTGGGCCTTCCTGCTCCTGGCCTTCACGGGTCCGGGCGTCTGGGCGGTGGACACCATCCTGGCCTCCAGGAAGAAGAACGCCGAGAACCGGGAGCTGGCGAACACCGCAGCCTGA
- the gyrB gene encoding DNA topoisomerase (ATP-hydrolyzing) subunit B, with translation MAAQKKDYGASSITVLEGLEAVRKRPGMYIGSTGERGLHHLIQEVVDNSVDEAMAGYASKVVVTLLANGGVRVVDDGRGIPVDLHPVEGKPTLEVVLTKLHAGGKFDSDSYAVSGGLHGVGISVVNALSTAVDVEVKRQGFTWNQRFEASKPAHELERGVPTSETGTTITFWADPAIFETTDYNIETISRRLQEMAFLNKGLSIVLRDERVAEEGAEEADAEGHVAKVRERVFHYPGGLEDFVRHLNHTREAVHQKVVSFEAKGDDLEVEVAMQWNTGYTPSVYTFANTINTHEGGTHEEGFRAALTRVVNEYARDKKLIKEKDANLTGDDIREGLAAIISVKLKEPQFEGQTKTKLGNSEAKSFVQKSTNEHLADWFERHPNEAKTIITKAVSSSQARIAARKARELVRRKGALDIGGLPGKLKDCRSSNPEECEVYIVEGDSAGGSAKEGRDSMYQAILPIRGKIINVEKARIDRVLKNTEVQSIITAMGTGIHDEFDVSKLRYHKVVLMADADVDGQHIRTLLLTLLFRFMRPLLEHGHVYLAQPPLYKIKWQRSEPEYAYSDRERDGLIERGLAAGKKIGKDDNIQRYKGLGEMNAEELWETTMDPANRVLLQVTMDDAAAADELFSVLMGEDVEARRSFITRNAKGVRFLDV, from the coding sequence GTGGCAGCCCAGAAGAAGGATTACGGCGCGTCGTCGATCACCGTGCTGGAAGGGCTGGAAGCGGTCCGCAAGCGCCCCGGCATGTACATCGGCTCCACCGGGGAGCGCGGTCTGCACCACCTGATCCAGGAGGTCGTGGACAACTCCGTCGACGAGGCGATGGCGGGCTACGCCTCCAAGGTCGTGGTGACGCTGCTGGCGAACGGCGGTGTCCGGGTCGTCGACGACGGCCGCGGCATCCCGGTCGACCTCCACCCGGTGGAGGGCAAGCCGACCCTGGAGGTCGTGCTCACCAAGCTGCACGCGGGCGGCAAGTTCGACAGCGACTCCTACGCGGTGTCCGGCGGCCTGCACGGCGTCGGCATCTCCGTGGTGAACGCGCTGTCCACCGCCGTCGACGTCGAGGTCAAGCGCCAGGGTTTCACGTGGAACCAGCGCTTCGAGGCCAGCAAGCCCGCGCACGAGCTGGAGCGGGGCGTCCCGACGTCCGAGACCGGCACCACGATCACGTTCTGGGCCGACCCGGCGATCTTCGAGACCACCGACTACAACATCGAGACCATCTCGCGCAGGCTCCAGGAGATGGCGTTCCTCAACAAGGGGCTCAGCATCGTCCTGCGGGACGAGCGGGTCGCCGAGGAGGGCGCCGAGGAGGCCGACGCCGAGGGCCACGTGGCCAAGGTCCGCGAGCGGGTCTTCCACTACCCCGGCGGCCTGGAGGACTTCGTCCGCCACCTCAACCACACGCGCGAGGCCGTCCACCAGAAGGTGGTCAGCTTCGAGGCCAAGGGCGACGACCTCGAGGTCGAGGTCGCGATGCAGTGGAACACCGGCTACACGCCGTCGGTGTACACCTTCGCGAACACGATCAACACGCACGAGGGCGGCACCCACGAGGAGGGCTTCCGCGCCGCGCTGACCCGCGTGGTCAACGAGTACGCGCGCGACAAGAAGCTCATCAAGGAGAAGGACGCCAACCTCACCGGCGACGACATCCGCGAGGGCCTCGCCGCGATCATCTCGGTGAAGCTCAAGGAGCCCCAGTTCGAGGGCCAGACGAAGACCAAGCTGGGCAACAGCGAGGCCAAGTCGTTCGTGCAGAAGTCCACGAACGAGCACCTGGCGGACTGGTTCGAGCGCCACCCCAACGAGGCGAAGACCATCATCACCAAGGCGGTCTCGTCCTCGCAGGCCCGCATCGCCGCCCGCAAGGCGCGCGAGCTGGTGCGCCGCAAGGGCGCCCTGGACATCGGCGGCCTCCCCGGCAAGCTCAAGGACTGCCGCTCCTCCAACCCGGAGGAGTGCGAGGTCTACATCGTGGAGGGCGACTCCGCGGGCGGCTCGGCCAAGGAGGGCCGGGACTCCATGTACCAGGCGATCCTGCCGATCCGGGGCAAGATCATCAACGTGGAGAAGGCCCGCATCGACCGGGTGCTCAAGAACACCGAGGTCCAGTCGATCATCACGGCGATGGGCACCGGCATCCACGACGAGTTCGACGTCAGCAAGCTGCGCTACCACAAGGTCGTGCTGATGGCGGACGCCGACGTCGACGGCCAGCACATCCGCACCCTGCTGCTCACCCTGCTGTTCCGCTTCATGCGGCCACTGCTGGAGCACGGGCACGTGTACCTCGCGCAGCCGCCGCTGTACAAGATCAAGTGGCAGCGGTCCGAGCCGGAGTACGCCTACAGCGACCGCGAGCGCGACGGCCTGATCGAGCGGGGCCTCGCCGCAGGCAAGAAGATCGGCAAGGACGACAACATCCAGCGCTACAAGGGCCTGGGCGAGATGAACGCCGAGGAGCTGTGGGAGACCACGATGGACCCGGCCAACCGGGTGCTGCTCCAGGTGACGATGGACGACGCCGCCGCGGCCGACGAGCTGTTCAGCGTGCTGATGGGCGAGGACGTGGAAGCCCGCCGGTCCTTCATCACCCGCAACGCCAAGGGCGTCCGCTTCCTCGACGTGTGA
- the gyrA gene encoding DNA gyrase subunit A: MSETTLPPIGGGSDRTEPRDLQQEMQNSYIDYAMSVIVGRALPDVRDGLKPVHVRVLYSMFDSRFLPERSYNKCARVVGDVMGNYHPHGDSAIYDALVRLAQPWAMRYPLIDGQGNFGSQGNDPAAAMRYTECRLTPLAMRMLADIEEDTVDFRDNYDGRIQEPTVLPSRVPNLLINGSSGIAVGMATNIPPHNLREVADGVVWALDNPEASDEETLEAMIARIKGPDFPTYGQILGTQGIEDAYRTGRGSVKMRAVVEMDEDAKGRTILVVSELPYQVNPDNLVENIASLVRDQKINGISNIADESNRRSGMRIVITVKRDAVAKVVLNNLYKHTQLQYSFGVNMLSLVDGVPRTLRLDQMIRHYVKHQIEVIVRRTKFRLRKAEERAHVWRGLVKALDQLDAVIALIRRSDTTESARTGLMELLSVDEIQSNAILEMQLRRLAALERQKIIDQLAEIELQIADLKDILAKPERQRAIVREELLEIVDKHGDDRRTKIVPFDGDVSMEDLIAVEDVVVTITRTGYAKRTKTDLYRAQKRGGKGVQGAQLKQDDIVQHFFVCSTHDWILFFTNKGRVYRTKAYDLPEASRNARGQHVANLLAFQPDEEIAQVIQIKNYEAAPYLVLATRNGLVKKSKLSDFDSNRSGGLIGINLREEDELVGAVLTGEGDDLLLVSKDGQSIRFHSSDDVLRPMGRATSGVQGMRFNSDDELLSMGVVQEGLFVLVATDGGYAKRTPIEDYPVQGRGGKGVLTIQHDRRRGRLVGALIVDVEDELYAITSAGGVIRTSAKEIRKAGRQTKGVRLMNLGEKSTLIAVARNADEPADVSTGEEDQATEPAN; the protein is encoded by the coding sequence GTGAGCGAGACGACCCTGCCCCCGATCGGCGGCGGAAGCGACCGCACCGAGCCGCGCGACCTCCAGCAGGAGATGCAGAACTCGTACATCGACTACGCGATGAGCGTGATCGTGGGACGGGCCCTGCCGGACGTGCGCGACGGCCTCAAGCCGGTCCACGTGCGCGTGCTGTACTCGATGTTCGACTCCCGCTTCCTGCCCGAGCGCAGCTACAACAAGTGCGCCCGCGTCGTCGGCGACGTGATGGGCAACTACCACCCGCACGGCGACTCGGCGATCTACGACGCCCTCGTGCGCCTGGCCCAGCCGTGGGCGATGCGGTACCCGCTCATCGACGGCCAGGGCAACTTCGGGTCCCAGGGCAACGACCCGGCGGCGGCCATGCGGTACACCGAGTGCCGCCTCACCCCGCTGGCCATGCGGATGCTCGCGGACATCGAGGAAGACACCGTCGACTTCCGCGACAACTACGACGGCCGCATCCAGGAGCCGACGGTCCTGCCGTCGCGGGTGCCGAACCTGCTCATCAACGGTTCGTCCGGCATCGCGGTCGGCATGGCCACCAACATCCCGCCGCACAACCTCCGCGAGGTCGCGGACGGCGTGGTGTGGGCGCTGGACAACCCGGAGGCCTCCGACGAGGAGACCCTGGAGGCCATGATCGCCCGCATCAAGGGGCCGGACTTCCCGACCTACGGGCAGATCCTCGGCACCCAGGGCATCGAGGACGCCTACCGCACCGGTCGCGGCTCGGTGAAGATGCGCGCGGTCGTCGAGATGGACGAGGACGCCAAGGGGCGCACCATCCTCGTCGTGTCCGAGCTGCCCTACCAGGTCAACCCGGACAACCTGGTCGAGAACATCGCGTCGCTGGTGCGCGACCAGAAGATCAACGGCATCTCGAACATCGCCGACGAGTCCAACCGCCGCTCCGGGATGCGCATCGTCATCACGGTCAAGCGCGACGCGGTGGCGAAGGTGGTGCTGAACAACCTCTACAAGCACACCCAGCTCCAGTACTCGTTCGGCGTCAACATGCTGTCGCTGGTGGACGGGGTGCCCCGCACGCTGCGCCTGGACCAGATGATCCGGCACTACGTGAAGCACCAGATCGAGGTCATCGTCCGGCGCACCAAGTTCCGGCTGCGCAAGGCGGAGGAGCGGGCGCACGTCTGGCGCGGCCTGGTCAAGGCGCTCGACCAGCTCGACGCGGTCATCGCGCTGATCCGCCGGTCGGACACGACCGAGTCGGCGCGCACCGGCCTGATGGAGCTGCTGTCCGTCGACGAGATCCAGTCCAACGCGATCCTGGAGATGCAGCTCCGCCGCCTGGCGGCCCTGGAGCGCCAGAAGATCATCGACCAGCTGGCCGAGATCGAGCTCCAGATCGCGGACCTCAAGGACATCCTGGCCAAGCCGGAGCGGCAGCGCGCCATCGTGCGCGAGGAGCTGCTGGAGATCGTCGACAAGCACGGCGACGACCGGCGCACCAAGATCGTCCCGTTCGACGGCGACGTGTCCATGGAGGACCTGATCGCGGTCGAGGACGTGGTCGTCACGATCACCCGGACCGGCTACGCCAAGCGCACCAAGACCGACCTGTACCGCGCCCAGAAGCGCGGCGGCAAGGGCGTGCAGGGCGCGCAGCTCAAGCAGGACGACATCGTGCAGCACTTCTTCGTGTGCTCCACGCACGACTGGATCCTGTTCTTCACCAACAAGGGCCGGGTGTACCGCACCAAGGCCTACGACCTGCCCGAGGCCAGCCGCAACGCGCGCGGCCAGCACGTGGCGAACCTCCTCGCGTTCCAGCCGGACGAGGAGATCGCCCAGGTCATCCAGATCAAGAACTACGAGGCCGCGCCGTACCTGGTGCTGGCCACCCGCAACGGCCTGGTGAAGAAGTCCAAGCTGTCGGACTTCGACTCCAACCGCTCCGGCGGCCTGATCGGCATCAACCTCCGCGAGGAGGACGAGCTGGTCGGCGCGGTGCTCACCGGCGAGGGCGACGACCTGCTGCTGGTGTCCAAGGACGGCCAGTCCATCCGGTTCCACTCCAGCGACGACGTCCTGCGCCCGATGGGCCGCGCGACCTCCGGCGTCCAGGGGATGCGCTTCAACAGCGACGACGAGCTGCTGTCGATGGGCGTGGTGCAGGAAGGGCTCTTCGTTTTGGTCGCCACCGACGGTGGGTATGCCAAGCGCACCCCGATCGAGGACTACCCGGTGCAGGGGCGGGGCGGCAAGGGCGTGCTGACGATCCAGCACGACCGCAGGCGTGGGAGGCTTGTGGGAGCTCTCATCGTCGACGTCGAGGACGAGCTGTACGCGATCACCTCCGCGGGCGGGGTCATCAGGACCAGCGCCAAGGAGATCCGCAAAGCGGGTAGGCAGACCAAGGGCGTTCGCTTGATGAACCTCGGGGAGAAGTCGACCTTGATCGCGGTCGCGCGCAACGCGGACGAGCCCGCCGACGTCTCCACCGGTGAAGAGGATCAGGCGACCGAGCCTGCCAACTGA
- a CDS encoding DUF3566 domain-containing protein yields MTPPEKEDRDADKTAVITRPSVEAAKAPEAAAASSGEPEKKKPEEVVTTAAPAAAPEAAKAPEKPADESPTVAVTPPPWQRSTSEGGYSEAAQVGPGDDVKPAEAGAPASPVFPSLDQDTVAVAKPVPPGAAPAAAAAAAAPRTAVNLGNQSRPQASSSARRPGRGPRRASLQVKRVDPWSVLKLALVLSVALFFVWLVAVGVLYGVLNGMGVWDKINNTANDLLQSEEASGDPLISAGRVFGVSAIVGAVNIVLFTALATVGAFVYNVSADLAGGLEVTLSERE; encoded by the coding sequence GTGACTCCACCCGAGAAAGAGGACCGGGACGCGGACAAGACCGCGGTGATCACCCGGCCGAGCGTCGAGGCGGCCAAGGCGCCCGAGGCGGCAGCCGCGTCATCGGGTGAACCGGAGAAGAAGAAGCCGGAGGAGGTCGTGACCACCGCCGCGCCCGCCGCCGCTCCGGAGGCCGCGAAGGCCCCGGAGAAGCCCGCGGACGAGAGCCCCACGGTGGCGGTGACGCCCCCGCCGTGGCAGCGCTCGACCAGCGAGGGCGGCTACAGCGAGGCCGCCCAGGTCGGGCCGGGCGACGACGTGAAGCCCGCCGAGGCGGGGGCCCCGGCGTCGCCGGTCTTCCCGTCGCTGGACCAGGACACGGTGGCGGTGGCCAAGCCGGTCCCGCCCGGCGCCGCCCCGGCGGCTGCCGCCGCGGCGGCAGCGCCGCGCACGGCGGTGAACCTGGGCAACCAGTCGAGGCCGCAGGCGTCGTCCTCGGCGCGCCGCCCCGGCAGGGGACCCCGGCGGGCCAGCCTGCAGGTGAAGCGGGTCGACCCGTGGTCGGTCCTGAAGCTCGCGCTCGTGCTCAGCGTGGCGCTGTTCTTCGTCTGGCTGGTCGCGGTCGGCGTGCTGTACGGCGTGCTGAACGGCATGGGCGTGTGGGACAAGATCAACAACACCGCGAACGACCTCCTCCAGAGCGAGGAGGCCAGCGGTGACCCGTTGATCAGCGCGGGTCGGGTGTTCGGCGTGTCCGCCATCGTGGGCGCGGTCAACATCGTCCTGTTCACCGCGCTGGCCACCGTCGGCGCCTTCGTCTACAACGTCTCGGCCGATCTCGCAGGCGGCTTGGAGGTCACGCTCTCCGAGCGCGAGTGA
- a CDS encoding DUF721 domain-containing protein — translation MRSRRATGGAAARRRRRTWSGPGPDDRDPQPLGRLASRIAADRGWAEKLRGGQVIAQWPKLVGEDVAEHAQPVSFEDGELTVQADSTAWATQLRLLQRELLKKIAAGLGPNVVKRLKVLGPAAPSWRYGPRHVSGRGPRDTYG, via the coding sequence GTGCGGAGCAGGCGCGCCACCGGCGGGGCCGCCGCGCGCAGGCGCAGGCGCACCTGGTCCGGTCCCGGCCCGGACGACCGCGACCCGCAGCCGCTGGGCAGGCTCGCGTCCCGGATCGCCGCCGACCGGGGGTGGGCGGAGAAGCTCAGGGGCGGCCAGGTCATCGCGCAGTGGCCGAAGCTGGTGGGGGAGGACGTCGCCGAGCACGCGCAGCCGGTGTCGTTCGAGGACGGCGAGCTGACCGTCCAGGCCGACTCGACGGCGTGGGCGACGCAGCTGCGACTGCTCCAGCGGGAGCTGCTGAAGAAGATCGCCGCCGGGTTGGGCCCGAACGTCGTCAAGCGGCTCAAGGTGCTGGGTCCCGCCGCGCCAAGCTGGCGCTACGGCCCCAGGCACGTTTCGGGGCGTGGTCCGCGCGACACCTACGGGTGA
- a CDS encoding DUF2020 domain-containing protein, whose translation MKRLLPSLLILGALTACGGQESPGGTSAQASQPASTQVTTSSTPSGPPPAPEPAVEGTCPYLDKSEVAQANGQLVPKVMLSSDKTNPACFFYANATEIQLTVRVYRGDATTAKALVNEAAPIADSNPATEPAGWEGGSMATDAGAVYAVAKAGDAVVITSNQKQTIKAKQIAKLVVQGLAG comes from the coding sequence ATGAAGCGACTGCTGCCCTCCCTGCTGATCCTCGGCGCGCTCACCGCGTGCGGGGGTCAGGAAAGCCCCGGCGGGACCTCGGCGCAGGCATCCCAGCCCGCGTCAACGCAGGTCACCACGTCCTCCACGCCCAGCGGGCCGCCCCCGGCGCCCGAACCGGCGGTCGAGGGCACCTGCCCCTATCTGGACAAGTCCGAGGTCGCTCAAGCCAACGGGCAGCTCGTGCCCAAGGTGATGCTGTCGAGCGACAAGACGAATCCCGCGTGCTTCTTCTACGCGAACGCGACTGAGATCCAGTTGACCGTTCGGGTGTACCGGGGTGACGCCACAACGGCCAAGGCGTTGGTCAACGAGGCGGCGCCGATCGCCGATTCCAACCCCGCCACCGAGCCCGCGGGCTGGGAGGGCGGGTCGATGGCCACCGACGCGGGCGCCGTGTACGCGGTCGCCAAGGCCGGGGACGCCGTCGTCATCACCAGCAACCAGAAGCAGACCATCAAGGCGAAGCAGATCGCCAAGCTGGTCGTCCAGGGCCTGGCGGGCTGA